aataatttttgttacTGCAGCTCGAAAAGGCTTTGCTTGAAATGCACGAGGAGCATGCCCAAATAAGGCGCGAGGGCGAAGCAAAGATGGCTGATGCAAGTTCATTCGTTGTGGGAATTGAAGAAAAGTCTTTGGAGACAGATGCAAAGTTGTGTGCTGCTTATGCCAAGCTCGGTGAGGTCAACAGAAAGAGTTCAGAGTTGGACATGAGATTGCAAGAGGTGGAGGCCCGCGAAAGTGTGCTTCGAAGAGAGCAATTTTCCTTAAGTGCGGAGTATGCTTTTACAACCATGACACTTGCATTTAGGATATGCAttctccatatatatatatagctccTCCGTTCTTTGCTGAATTGACATCTTGTCATTTATGATGTACTCTGTTTTTGGATCATTCGACTTTTAAATTAAATCTGACTTGTTCTTAATCTTATTAGGCAAGAGGCTCACAAGACAACTTTTTACAAACAAAGGGAAGAATTGAAAGAATGGGAGAGGAAGTtagaagaaggggaagagagGTTATGCAAGCTTCGGAGAACTTTAAATGAGAAGGAGGAAAAGTCAAATCAAAATGATATGATTATGAAGCAAAGAGAGAAGGACATTGAAGAAGCACAAAGGAAGATTGAAGCTTTGAACACTATGTTGAAAGAAATGGAAGCTGATGTGAATAAACGGCTAGATGACTTAGTATCAAAGGAAAAGGTGCGTGACTAGTGTAGATtagtttattttgttatttttctagAAAAGTATAATTGCACTTTTGTCCATTTGACTGATGTCAATTTGGTTGCAGGAAGCTAATTCTGTGAGGAACGTCTTAGAGTTGAAGGAGAAAGATTTACAGGAATTTGAGCAAAAACTAAGTTTGCAAGAAAATGTGAGTCCCAACTGATATTTAAGCTATGTAACTTATGACACATAAAATTGTATTCTCTGTTTTCTAAAATGTTATATTTGTGTTTTCTAAATGGGTAAATTGGTGTTTGGGTTATATTTCTGTTTTCCAAAGGGGTACATTTGTGTTTTTTTCTGAAGGAGtacatttttgtaaaatgtattGGATGTAAGCCAATGTAAATGTTGGCTAACTGAAAATTAGAAATCATGTTTCTCGAAGGTGTTGGTATTCGAAGCATTAACAGATTATATAATAAAGGAAAGGTGAGGAACAAAATAAGAGCGGATGCatatcttttgtttttaatcTCAAACTAAAAGTACAAAAAGAAGATGGATTGCAAAAATTCATGTGGTGCAATTTTCTGTTTAATAAGGCTCGAATGTTTTATATTCATACAACTTGTCTAGAAGTCTGATATGGTCTGTTCAGGTGGAGATTCAAGAGGTGCTTGACAAGCACAGAGCTATTCTCAATACGGAAATGCAGGAGTTTGAGTTGGAAATGGAAGAAAGGAGGGAGACTCTGAACAAGGAACTTAGGAGCAAGGTTGATGGGGTGGAACAGAAGGAATTGGAAATCAGCCACAGGGAAGAAAAGTTGTCGAAGAGGAAACAAGCACTGCATGAGAAATCAGAGAGGTTGAATGAGAAAAATAATGAACTTGAAACAAAGCTGAAAACTTTGAAGGAGAACGAGAAAGCCATCAAAGCTAATGAGAAAATGTTAGAGGTGGAAAAGCAACAATTACTTGCTGATATAGAGTGTCTTCAGAATCTTAGAGATGAAATTCAGAAGATAAAGGATGAAAACCTTCAACTGGAGCTCCAGATtcgtgaagagagagagaagcaggTAATTACTCAGGAAGAGAGGTCAGAGCACCTCCGTTTGCTGTCGGAATTGCAGCAGGAATTAAGGACTTATAGACTTCAAAATGAGTTGCTTTTGAAGGAAACTGAAGATTTGAAGCAGCAGAGGGAAAAGTTTGAGGAAGAGTGGGAGGAATTGGATGAGAGAAAAGCTGAAATTAGcagagatcttgagaaaattgttgaagagaaagaaaatttagaaaaattacAGGGCATGGAGGAAGAAAGGCTGAAAAAAGAGAAACATGCAATGCAAGATTACATACAGAGCGAGCAGGACAGTCTCAAGCTTGAGAAAGAATCATTTGTGTCTAAGATGAGAAATGAGCAGTTAGCCTTAGCTGAAAAGGCCCAATTCGAGCATAGTCAAATGGTTCAAGATTTTGAGTCACGGAATAGAGATCTTGAGGCTGATATGCAGAATAGGGAGCAGGAAATGAAGAAAGGCCTGCAGGAAATGGAGAGAGCATTTGAGGAGGAGAAGGATAGAGAACATTCTAATATTAATTACTTGAAGGGAGTCACTAATGAGCAAATGGAAGAATTAAGATCTGAAAGGCATAGAatggaaagggaaagggaagaaCTTGCTCTGAACAAGAAGCAGCAAGAAGTTATCCAACTTGAAATGCGCAAAGACATTGGTCAGCTTGATATCCTTAGCAAGGGGATCAAGCAGCAGCGGGAACAACTTATTGAGGAAAGACGACACTTCCTTTCTTGTGTTGAGAAGCTGAAAAGTTGCAAGGACTGTGGAGAAATGACAAGGGAATTTGTACTTTCTGATCTCCAGGTATCGGCAGTGTTCCAAGTTGAGGCTGTTTCTCTGCCGAGGGTCAATGTTGATTTTTTAAAGAACTCTCCAGCTGATTCAGGTGTTCCTGAATTGGAATACACAGAATCAGGATGGGGAACATCTTTGCTGCGCAAATGCAAGTCAATTGTTTCTAAAGTATCTCCAATTAAAAAACTGGAGCATATTACTGATGCAGGGTCTTCAGAGTTGCCCCCAGTATCAACTATTCAAGTTAATACTGAAGAGAAAAGAAACGAGTCTAATATGCTTATCAATGAGGGAGCAAGAGGGCACATCGGTCATGAAGATGAAGCTGGGGCATCCTTTAGGATGCCTAATGACTCTAGTGCTCAACCACTACCATCTGATAACACCACCAAGGAAGTGGATGATGGGTGTGCTCCATCAATTGATGATCATAGCTTCATTGACAGTAAGGTGAAAGATGTTCCTGATGATTCTGAGCAATCCGAGCTGAAGAGTGGTCGGCAAAAACCGGCTAGGGGACGCAAGTCCAGACTGTCTAGGACACGCACCGTGAAGGCAACAGTTGAAGAGGCAAAGAAATTTCTAGGAGATACTCCAGAAGAACCATCAAATGTAAGTATGCTGCCTAATGATAGTAGTTACAATCATGAAGCAAGTCGGGGTGATTCCAGTTTTGCTGAGAAAGCTAATAGTAGCATTGGGAGGAAACGAATGCATGCTCAGACCTCTAGGATTACTGAAAGTGAGCAAGATAATTGTGACAGCGAAGGATGTTCTGGCAGTGTCGCAACAGCTGGTGGGCGCAGGAAGAGGCGACAACCCATTGCTTCCTCCGTGCAAACACCTGGAGAGCAGCGATATAATCTCAGACATCGCAAGACGTAAGTTGCTTAATGTGTCTATGAATTTTTATGGCACAGTGGAAGCTAATATGGAAGTAAATAACAAATTAATGTTTGCAGTTTCTATGGCGTGATACATAATATTAGGGCCAACTTGGGTCAAGGTTGTCTATCTATATAGACTTCTTGTCGGTCTGTTATTCTTCATGCATTGTTGCATTTGTCTCCAATCAACAATTGGATTTCAATACAGTATTAATTTTGGATTGTTTATTAATTTCTGGTTGAACTCTGGGTGTATCTTTTTGCTTTCAGTAGTTATGTTTATATAAAATTGTTGGGCTCCTTTTTTCCCTTATCAATTTTAGTTTTGAGATTAGTGATATTCTGATGCATACACCAAGTACGGATTTGAATGTCAAACTTGAGCTCAATCTTATCACTGTAGTccatttgatcctttttcctttttgggCTGAGAAGAACGATTCTTTGACCCATTTCTGTTCTTGCAAGGGAATATTAACTGAGCACTTAATTTGTCCATTTCCTTTCAGTCAATGCATGAAATAGAATGTTTGTAAGAACCCAGAATAATCTATTCCATAGTCTCCAGTAGGTGCCAAACAAATAATTTCCTAACCAGCTTCGGATTAGTCCTGGAGTGACACTTTTACTGACCGTTATTCTGAAATATTGCTCCTTGATCAATTAAAGCATTCGGTATGTTCTGTctaaaaagagaaattgcttATTAAGTTACTTGTTGCTAAATTGTTACTGATATGgagaataatttgattttttgtgATGGTTTGGGAAAATGTAAAcatagaaaaacaaataaaggaaGATTAAATGATAAACAAGGATAAACTTATGTagttaataattgaattaaCGAAGTGTCTGTATTGGAAGACGTGAATTTTTACGGTTTTACATATGACCTCATCTGTCATAAACTGTCCAAATTAAGTGATCTTGCAAGAGGTGATTTTCTATGCTCTACCATGTGAGGaaatgtttgggttttttttttttttttttttttaaattggtcTATGAACGTTGATCAGTACAGGATCAGT
The nucleotide sequence above comes from Malus sylvestris chromosome 16, drMalSylv7.2, whole genome shotgun sequence. Encoded proteins:
- the LOC126608586 gene encoding nuclear matrix constituent protein 1-like isoform X1, encoding MFTPQRKASTAALSLTPRSGGGVVSNPRNTEKGKAVVLVDGPPPPLGSLSESGPYTTVGFDSGDMDDWRAFKEAGLLDEAAMDRKDRQALAEKVSKLQTELFSYQYNMGLLLIEKKEWASKHEELTEALVETQEIRNREKSAHLIAVSEVEKREENLRRVLFAEKQCVAQLEKALLEMHEEHAQIRREGEAKMADASSFVVGIEEKSLETDAKLCAAYAKLGEVNRKSSELDMRLQEVEARESVLRREQFSLSAEQEAHKTTFYKQREELKEWERKLEEGEERLCKLRRTLNEKEEKSNQNDMIMKQREKDIEEAQRKIEALNTMLKEMEADVNKRLDDLVSKEKEANSVRNVLELKEKDLQEFEQKLSLQENVEIQEVLDKHRAILNTEMQEFELEMEERRETLNKELRSKVDGVEQKELEISHREEKLSKRKQALHEKSERLNEKNNELETKLKTLKENEKAIKANEKMLEVEKQQLLADIECLQNLRDEIQKIKDENLQLELQIREEREKQVITQEERSEHLRLLSELQQELRTYRLQNELLLKETEDLKQQREKFEEEWEELDERKAEISRDLEKIVEEKENLEKLQGMEEERLKKEKHAMQDYIQSEQDSLKLEKESFVSKMRNEQLALAEKAQFEHSQMVQDFESRNRDLEADMQNREQEMKKGLQEMERAFEEEKDREHSNINYLKGVTNEQMEELRSERHRMEREREELALNKKQQEVIQLEMRKDIGQLDILSKGIKQQREQLIEERRHFLSCVEKLKSCKDCGEMTREFVLSDLQVSAVFQVEAVSLPRVNVDFLKNSPADSGVPELEYTESGWGTSLLRKCKSIVSKVSPIKKLEHITDAGSSELPPVSTIQVNTEEKRNESNMLINEGARGHIGHEDEAGASFRMPNDSSAQPLPSDNTTKEVDDGCAPSIDDHSFIDSKVKDVPDDSEQSELKSGRQKPARGRKSRLSRTRTVKATVEEAKKFLGDTPEEPSNVSMLPNDSSYNHEASRGDSSFAEKANSSIGRKRMHAQTSRITESEQDNCDSEGCSGSVATAGGRRKRRQPIASSVQTPGEQRYNLRHRKTTGSVTAAPATADLKKRNKEETGGGGVEPIPESVSVSSLGTAGENGRTTQLMQVTTLKSVEFSQERVVRFRTPKETVDDNAEADAAKSVENTELSAEENGTPESGGGNNTNGESDDDYDDEDVEERPGEKSIGKKIWTFLTT
- the LOC126608586 gene encoding protein CROWDED NUCLEI 2-like isoform X2, which codes for MFTPQRKASTAALSLTPRSGGGVVSNPRNTEKGKAVVLVDGPPPPLGSLSESGPYTTVGFDSGDMDDWRAFKEAGLLDEAAMDRKDRQALAEKVSKLQTELFSYQYNMGLLLIEKKEWASKHEELTEALVETQEIRNREKSAHLIAVSEVEKREENLRRVLFAEKQCVAQLEKALLEMHEEHAQIRREGEAKMADASSFVVGIEEKSLETDAKLCAAYAKLGEVNRKSSELDMRLQEVEARESVLRREQFSLSAEQEAHKTTFYKQREELKEWERKLEEGEERLCKLRRTLNEKEEKSNQNDMIMKQREKDIEEAQRKIEALNTMLKEMEADVNKRLDDLVSKEKEANSVRNVLELKEKDLQEFEQKLSLQENVEIQEVLDKHRAILNTEMQEFELEMEERRETLNKELRSKVDGVEQKELEISHREEKLSKRKQALHEKSERLNEKNNELETKLKTLKENEKAIKANEKMLEVEKQQLLADIECLQNLRDEIQKIKDENLQLELQIREEREKQVITQEERSEHLRLLSELQQELRTYRLQNELLLKETEDLKQQREKFEEEWEELDERKAEISRDLEKIVEEKENLEKLQGMEEERLKKEKHAMQDYIQSEQDSLKLEKESFVSKMRNEQLALAEKAQFEHSQMVQDFESRNRDLEADMQNREQEMKKGLQEMERAFEEEKDREHSNINYLKGVTNEQMEELRSERHRMEREREELALNKKQQEVIQLEMRKDIGQLDILSKGIKQQREQLIEERRHFLSCVEKLKSCKDCGEMTREFVLSDLQVSAVFQVEAVSLPRVNVDFLKNSPADSGVPELEYTESGWGTSLLRKCKSIVSKVSPIKKLEHITDAGSSELPPVSTIQVNTEEKRNESNMLINEGARGHIGHEDEAGASFRMPNDSSAQPLPSDNTTKEVDDGCAPSIDDHSFIDSKVKDVPDDSEQSELKSGRQKPARGRKSRLSRTRTVKATVEEAKKFLGDTPEEPSNVSMLPNDSSYNHEASRGDSSFAEKANSSIGRKRMHAQTSRITESEQDNCDSEGCSGSVATAGGRRKRRQPIASSVQTPGEQRYNLRHRKTISHSSTSHG